A genomic segment from Tachypleus tridentatus isolate NWPU-2018 unplaced genomic scaffold, ASM421037v1 Hic_cluster_2, whole genome shotgun sequence encodes:
- the LOC143243143 gene encoding glyoxylate reductase/hydroxypyruvate reductase-like isoform X1 yields the protein MLRKVCDVEFYKEPKTIPREALIKGIQGKDIIYCSTTDIIDSEVLDAAGQQLKVIATNSVGYDHIDINECRKRDILVSNTPGIPTDSVAELTVALMLITGRRLFEASNAIKNGEWVHMWEPYWMCGVGLKNATVGMGKIGQAVAERILSFKVNKVVYHDIHKPVDAVESMGARYVEFEDLLRDFVLCTCNLTDKTTELFTAKQFNLMKSTAIFINTSRGKVVQHDDLYDALKHGKIRAAGLDVMVPEPIPKDHRLTTLGPSTPHRNCRSNS from the coding sequence ATGTTGAGGAAGGTATGTGATGTTGAATTTTATAAAGAACCCAAAACAATACCACGTGAGGCGCTTATTAAGGGTATTCAGGGAAAGGATATTATTTACTGTTCAACAACAGATATAATCGACAGTGAAGTACTTGATGCAGCTGGACAGCAACTTAAAGTAATCGCGACCAATTCTGTCGGGTACGACCATATTGATATTAATGAATGCAGGAAACGCGACATCCTAGTAAGTAATACACCAGGGATACCAACTGATAGCGTTGCCGAATTAACAGTTGCTCTTATGCTGATAACTGGGAGACGACTGTTTGAAGCTTCAAACGCTATAAAAAATGGAGAGTGGGTACATATGTGGGAGCCTTATTGGATGTGTGGTGTAGGACTTAAAAATGCCACTGTGGGCATGGGAAAAATCGGTCAGGCTGTTGCCGaaagaattttatcatttaagGTCAATAAAGTTGTCTACCATGATATACACAAACCTGTTGATGCTGTAGAAAGTATGGGAGCCCGCTATGTAGAATTTGAAGATCTTCTGAGGGACTTCGTTCTGTGTACGTGCAATCTGACAGACAAAACAACAGAACTGTTTACTGCTAAGCAGTTTAACCTGATGAAATCTACTGCTATATTTATCAACACGAGCAGAGGAAAAGTCGTCCAACATGATGATTTATACGATGCCTTAAAACATGGAAAGATCCGTGCTGCTGGTTTGGATGTCATGGTTCCTGAACCGATACCAAAAGATCACAGACTCACCACTCTTGGTCCTTCTACCCCACATAGGAACTGCAGAAGTAACAGTTAG